The Leptospira tipperaryensis genomic sequence AGAGAATTCTCGTATCTCATCGTGATCTGTCTTTCATAAATAGAGAGTTCAGGTGTGGATTTGATAAGGTTTCTAAAATCACGAACGAGTTTGCTGTTCGCAGGATTGAATGCAGGATTTTTCAAGCCGAACTCAAGGAGAGCGTCCAGTATCGAAACTCCTTTTTTTCGGGATACGACGGCGTCGATGAGTCGTTCTTCTCTCTCAACGTCCTCGTCGAAAACAAGAGATTCTTTGTTTGAAAAATAGTTAAACAGAGTCGGCACGGACACATTGGCGAGTTTCGCGATTTCAGCCGTAGTAACTTCATGATATCCGCGCTCGATAAAGAGTTTAGTCGCCATATCGGAGATGGCCTTGCGAGTTTGTTTCTTTTTTAATTCTCTTAGTCCCAAAACAAAAATCCTTTTTTTGATTCGAAATCAATACTCCATAAAATTTAATTGACTAAAATATTTAAGTCAATTAAAAAATATTAGAATCTTGGATTTAAGACTAAAAAAGGAGATTTGCTATGACTCAAATTAACCACACTCCAATTGCAATCATCGGCGCCGGGCTCGGCGGCTTGACGCTCGCTCGTGTTCTCCACGTTCACGGTATTGAGGCGACGATCTACGAAGCTGAAGGCTCGTCGAGCTCACGTAAACAGGGAGGTATGCTCGATATTCACGAATACAACGGGCAGCTCGCGCTCAAGGAAGCGGGACTCTTTGATCAGTTTCTTGAAATCATTCACACTGGAGCGCAAGCGTCTCGGATATTCGATAAGACCGGCAACGTTTTACTGGATGAGCCCGACGATGGTACGGGTGGCCGACCTGAGGTTCTGAGAGGTGACCTTCGTCAGATTCTTCTGAACTCGCTTCCCGGTGATAGCGTTCGCTGGGGTCACAAAGTGAATGTTGTTTCTTCGCTTGGCGGCGGACGACACGAAGTGACTTTTACGAACGGCTTTGTAGTAACGACTGATCTGCTCGTGGGAGCGGACGGCGCTTGGTCGAAAGTTCGCCCACTTCTCTCCAAGGCAAAACCGGAGTATGTAGGTACCACTTTCATCGAGACGTTTCTTCTTGATAGCGGTGCGCGTCACAAAGCGAGCGTGGAAGCGGTCGGCGGCGGCGCGATGTATGCGTTAGCGCCTGGAAAAGGTATTGTCGCGCATCGCGAACCCAACGAGGTATTACATACTTATGTGCAATTGAACAAGCCGAAGGATTGGTTTGACAGCATAGACTTCTCGCATCCCAAAAATGCGTTAGCCGACATCGCTAAAGAATTCGATGACTGGGCTCCTGAGTTAAGGGCGCTTATCACAGACGGTGAGACGGATCCCGTACTTCGTCCTATTCATACGCTTCCGGTCGAGCACAGATGGGATCGAATCCCCGGCGTAACGTTGCTTGGCGATGCGGCACACCTAATGCCTCCTTCAGGGGAAGGCGCCAATCTCGCAATGTTCGACGGTGCGGAACTCGGGAAGGCTATCGCCACAAACCCCGGCGACATAGAAGCCGCGCTCGTCGCTTATGAAGAACAACTTTTTCCACGCAGCTCTTCCGAAGCCCGCGATTCGAAAGGAATTCTCGACTTGTGTCTTGGAGAGAATTCTCCTCAGAGTCTGGTCGATTTTTTCACCAGCGTAAACACGTAATAAACACCTTATATAAGGAAACACTCATGAATAAAAACCAACAACAGTCGATTTACGACGTCATCATTTCCGGTGCAGGTCCTGTAGGTCTATTCCTCGCCTGCGAACTGGCCTTAGCCAAATGTTCCGTCTTGATACTGGAAAAAATGGAGAATCCGCATTCGCCATTAAAACGACGTCCTTTCGGGATCAGAGGACTTTCGGCGCCGACCATAGAAGCGTTTTACCGCCGCGATTTGTTAAACGAACTCGAGATACATAAACACCTTAAAAATCCTCATTCGAATCCAGGACAAGGGGCGCGTCGTCAGGTCGGACACTTTGCGGGTATTCCATTTTATGAAGGCGATATCGATACCTCGCAGTGGAAGTATCGTCTGCCAAGTTCGACTAACACCAGTTTGATATCTGAAATGGAAGAGCTTGAAACGGTCCTCGGTCGCCGAGCAGAAATTTTAGGAGTCGAAATCAAGCGAGGATTTCCCCTGACTTCCCTTGATCAAACGGAAGAAGGAGTAATCGTTCACACAGAAGATCGATCTTTTCAAGGTCAGTGGCTCGTGGGTTGTGATGGAAGTCGTAGTGTTGTCCGAAAGGTCGGTGGTTTTGAATTTGCGGGTACGGAACCTGAATTTACCGGCTACAATGCTCAGGTTGACATTGCTGATCCGGAGAAACTCAAACCTGGTCGTAACGTGACGGCAACGGGAATGTACTTGCAGTCACAACCCGGTTACTTAGTCATACAGGACTTTGATGGCGGAGCATTTCATAATTCTGAAAAACGGATTACGCGGGAACACGTGCAGGAGGTGCTTCGTAGAATCTCGGACACCGACGTTACAATTAGCGCCTTACATATCGCAACTACGTGGACCGACCGAGCGCGACAGGCCACAACGTATCGCAACGGAAGGATTCTTTTAGCCGGCGATGCTGCTCACATTCATTCACCCTTAGGAGGGCAAGGTCTTAATCTTGGAATCGGCGATGCGATGAATCTTGGTTGGAAGCTCGCGGCAACCATTCAAAAGAAAGCGCCGGAAGATTTGTTGGACAGTTATCAAACGGAACGACATCCGATCGGCGCAGAGGTTCTGGATTGGTCACGTGCTCAGGTTGCGATCATGAAACCAGGTCCGGCTGCACACGCGTTGAATGCAATTGTCCGTGACCTTATGGATACGCGCGATGGCGCCACTTATTTTGCGGGAAGGGTTTGGGGTGTTTTCACTCAGTACGATCTCGGCGACGATCACCCTTTATTAGGTCATAGCGTTCCTAACTTTGAGTTCGAAGACGGTGTAAGAATCGGAGAGTTCATGCGCGATGGTCAAGGGATACTGCTTGATTTTACTAAGAATGTTTCACTCAAAAGTTTCGCCGATGAATATGGCGGTTCCATTCGGTATATTTCAGGGAATGTAAAAGACCGGCTTGGATTAGGCACGTTACTCCTACGCCCAGACGGAATTATCGCCTGGGCTTCTGATAACGACCCCGATTACGAAGAACTCAAAAAAGCCGTTGCTTTCTGGTTCGTTCGTAATTCGAAGGTAAAGAATTAGAACAAAAGAATATTAGAGAAATAGAAATTCTTCTTTTTCTTTCTCTTGTATATACATTGCCTCGCTCAAACGAACATTGAGTCTGGATTGTTTTTCCGGGCTTCCTTAAATTTTAAAATTGAAATCAAATGAGCCAGTACAATCAAAGGAACTCCGAAAGTGGGTATCAGCACAAGAGGAAGAGATGCAATCGCGTTCGAAGGAACCTCCTGAAAAATAAGCCTCTGTGGTCCTTCCGATGAAAGAGCTCCTAACGTCAAGGCGGCTGTAAAATCTACGATACCAACAAAATGAAAGACCTTGAATACCGTTGGGGCATAAGATTTTTTATGATCGATGGCCCAAACAACAAACGGGGCTGAGATTGCGACCAGGCAATCTCCTAGACCGGCGCTCAGAGCGAAAATTCCCGGTAGTCTATTTTCCACGTAATACCACAAAAATATCGCCCCTAAAATACGAGAGACATGAATTTGAATCAGACTTTGCTGCGAAAGGGAGAACAGCAAATTTTTAAACTTTGGTAAGCGGTATAGGGCGATCGTTCCTAGGATTACAGGAATCATAACGCCTGCCGCGAGAGGAATCGGCGAAGGTTTCGGAGGGCTAAAGGCGCTTTTCAAGGCAAGTGAAAATACGACGCTAAGCCAGGCAACGAGTAAGAGGCAAATAACGATCGCGCTTTTGGGGTTGAATCCGTAGAGCCCTCTCGTTGCGAGAACAATCACCGAGACCAAAGAAAATAGAATTAGAGTTATCTCAAAACCAAAGGACATGGCTCCCTCCCCATGGGTGCGGAATAGTGAAATTGATAGTAACTATATTTAAAATAGTTACTATCAAAACAAAAGTGACTTGACATTTCTTGTCAACCGAATATTTATTCTCTATGGAAAGATCGTATCAGTTGGACTGTCCGGTTGCGCGCACGTTGAATCTGATTGGGGAACGCTGGACATTGCTCATTCTCCGGGATTTTTTTATCAAAGGCGAGGTACAACGTTTCGGAGATTTGGAGGCATCTTTGTCCGGAATCACTCCGGCTTTACTTTCGGCTCGACTCAAGGATCTCGAAAATAATAATCTCATTGTCCGACGTTTGTATTCCGAACATCCTCCGAGAATGGAATATCGTTTGACCTCGCTTGGAAAATCATTGGGCCCGATATTAAAAACAGTACGCGAGTGGGGCTTAAAACATACGCGACGTTAGGGTTTTTATCTAAGAAGCGCTTTGTTATAGCTGATTAGTATCTTTCCGATATTTACGACCTTTAAGCGTGCCTTTTCTTTTCTTTTCTCTTCACTGACCGGTTCAAACGGAACATTCCCGCTTAAAAAATCGAAGGGTTTGGAATTGAATTTGTTATATACAATTCAAAATCAGATAGAAAATTCTAATCTATCTAAGAATCAAGAAGCCGTAGTAAAGAATCTTAAATACTCAAATTCCTATGATATCATGAACAAAGAAGTCCTCAAATACAATCATTCACAATCGGAAGAAGAAAGAATTATCTGCGAAGTTCTTTTTCAAGAGATCAATCTTAAACTTCCCAAGGCTGAAAATAAGATTTGGCATGCACACCCCGTGTGGTTTCTCGATGGAAATCCTATCGTGGGTTATAGCAAACTCAAGGGCGGAATTAGGCTTCTTTTCTGGAGCGGACAATCTTTCGAAGAAGAGGGTTTAAAACCGGAAGGTAGCTTTCAAGCCGCAGAGGTTCGTTATACAAATGCCGATCAGATTATTAAAAAAGATCTAAGGCGTTGGCTTACTAAATCTAAGAAAATCCAATGGGATTATAAGAATATTGTGAAGCGTAGGGGTTTGTTGGAAAGATTAAAATAAATCTCCGATTTCATCCGGGAAAAATAGGGCAAAGGCCAGAAGAACGATCGAAGCTTCCGCGGCAGGGATGGAGGCGGGGTCAATAAATTGAGAATTCGGTAATACTATTCGTATCGCTTTCATCTTTCAATTTATTGACCAGAGCCGAGAGCCCGGTTTCGGGGAACATTTCGATAAAAACTTTATCTTTCATTTTCAAATATGCAAAAAAAATAATACTTTCCCCGAAAGCCGCCCGGGCATACTAAATTATATTTTCATTTTATTCAAATTTTCTAAATGAGTTTCAACAGGGTTACTCGTGTTACAGTTGCGGAGGTCCAAGAAACTCTTCGATGAGGGCCGCCGTCAATTCCGGATAGTGTGTTTCTTTTTGATACATAATGGCTTCTCCTAAATAATCTCCGTGTCCGCCCGGTAGAATGAGAAGTCGAGCGTCCGGAATTTTCCGAGTCAATTCGATCGTGTGTTCTAACTTGGCAATGTCACGGTCTCCGCTGAGAATCAAAGTAGGGGCCTTCACGGTTCCGATCTCTTTGTCGCTCACGTCCTTAAAGTTTTGCATTCTCTCTAGATCTTTTTCAAACATCGTCCTTAACTTTTGAGGATCCGGGTTAACTTTTAAAAACGCATCTTTGAGAGGCTGAGGCATGTTTGAGAAAGTTGCCTTTTTCATAAAGTCCCAAAATTGAGGGTAGGCGCCCGTTCTTTTTGTCATCGAAGATGCAAAGACTAGTTTACGAACGAGATGAGGATGTCGTATGGAAACTTGTAAGGCCACGCTCGCGCCGTTACTAAATCCGAAAAAATCCGCTTTTTCAATTTTGAGATGTTTGAGAAGTGCGGCCACGTCGTCCGCGGAGGTTTCAAATCGGACCGGCCCCTTTCGATCCGTTGTTCTTCCATGACCTTGTTCGTCTAAAGCGATTACCTTTCTATGTTTTGCAAAGTAAGGGATTGCTTTACTAAAAGTTACCTCAATCGTAGAGCCGCCCCCATTCAGAAGAACGAGAGGAACTCCTTCCTTCTCACCGTGAATTTCATAATACAACTGAATGTCGCCGATGGGGGCGTGACCTTTTTCGGTAGGAATCGATTCTTCCGTCGTTGTGTTTTCTTTCAAGACGGATGCACTTCTCGAAGTACATTGCAGAATAGAAACTATGGCAATGACAAACGTTAGATATTTGAGAATTCTCATGATTCTTCTCCTATTGATGATTTCTTTAAATATTCCACAATTCGATCCAAATGTGCCATCGTACCTTCCTTTCGAGAAAGTAAGCCCTCTCTTCCGATGGTCTCATCCAGAAACGCAACCTGTTCCGTAAACGTTAGTCGCGTATCCTTTGGATTGATACTTTCGATTTCAACGGAGGCTATGGACACGGAATGAATTTTATTACTCAAATACATGTCGTATACGAAAACGATTCTTTCGTTTGGGAGAATATTATAAAATTCTGCTTTATATAAGGTTTCTTTTCCGTTAGGAAAACGTCCGTGAAGAAGTTCTTTTCCTCCTACGCGAAAATCCAATTCACGTTTGACAACACTCCAATCTCCAGGACCGATAAACCACTGAGCTTTGGATTCTAAGTTGCTCCACGCCGAATAAACCGATTCGGCAGAGGATTTATAGATTTTTTCAATGCTGAATATTTCATGTGCGACCTTCAGTTTTTGCATTTTATTTCTTCCTCTCTTTTTCCGTTTTTTCTAAAAATTCTCCCAATCGATCCAAGTTCCTTTCCCAAAATTTACGCCGTTGATTGAGCCAAGTTTCAATGAGTTCGAAAGAGCGCGGTTCGACCTGACAGGAACGCACTCGGCCGACCTTATGGGTTTTGATGAGTCCGCTTTCCTCTAAGATTTGAATATGCTGAACGACTGCCGCCATGCTCATATTTAATGGCTGCGCGAGTTCGCTTACGGAGGCGCCTTTCTTGCTCAATCTTTCAACGATTGTCAGGCGAGAAGGGTCGGACAGCGCGTAAAATACGCGGTTTAGGGATGAAGAATGGTTAAGCATCTGCTTAAGTTTAATGAAGGCCCTGAAATAGTCAAGTATTTACTTGACTATTATTTTTTAAAGTTCTTAGTCCCCGAAAGTAAATCATCTTTCAAAGCCTCATCACATCCAACAAACATTCGGCTTTTTTGTTTTTCAGAGCGCTGCTCTCGATCACAAAACTTAAAAAAGTATTTAACGAAGGATTTTTATTTTCGGGCATCCAAAACACGGATACGGGCAAGTATAATTTTTTGATTGGAACAAATTGGGTTTGGGAAGGAGCCACGTTCTGAGCGCCTAAGATCGTTAGAGATACACCTTTGCCGGTGGCAACTAAGATGGGGCAACTTTCTCTTTCGTTTTTCAAATATACTTTCGGTTTGATTCCGCTTTGTTTGAAAAGTTGAAAGATCGTGTCGTAAAAATTTCCAGTTTCTTTTTTTGGATGTAGAATGATGGTTTCGTTTTTTAATTCTTTAAGTTCGATTTCCTTTCTTTTGGCGAGAGGATGTTTTTTGGGAACCAGAACTCCGAAACCTTCGTCGTTGACGGAATGTTTTTCTATTCCTTCTTCCGAAACGGTTCCTTCCATAAAACAAACATCAAACTGACCGGATCTCAAACCTTTAAGAATTCTATTTCTTGATTCTTGATGAAGTTGAAATTTCAACTTTGGAAAACGATCTTGGAATTCTCCGATAATTTGAGGTAGGCTTGCTAAGAAGGTCGTTGTTGAAAATCCGATGCTGAGACCGCCCGCTTTGAGCTTGCCGATAGAACGAACTTCTCTTTCCAAATTTTCAACTCTATCGATAATTTCCTTTCCTTCCTTTAAAAGATAAACTCCCGCTCCCGTTAGTTTTACTTGTCTTGTAGTTCTTTCAAAAAGTTTTGTAGAGAGTTCTTCTTCGATAGAGGAAATCAAACGGGTTAAAGGCGGTTGCGAAATCCCGAGAATTTCCGCACTTTTTCTAAAGTTGAGTTCTTCCGCGACCACGATAAACGATTTTAGTTTCGATAAATCCATTCTTTATTGATACTTAATAGGTATCAATAAATCAACCAAATTAAAAAATTATAACAAAAATTGAATTCATTTTCTTATAAGTCTTTACATCCTTTGAATGAGTTTCATTTTAAATCTTGTATTGGTTTTGTTTTTATATTTCTAAAGGAGAATAGAATGAAGTTTGACTATGAAGTACTGATTATAGGCGGAGGTCCGGCGGGACTGAGCGCGGCCTTGTCTTTAGGTCGTATGAGCAGAACGGCTTTGGTCTGCGATGATAGTCGTCCTAGAAATGCTCCGTCTTCCCATCTCAATAATTTTCCCACACGAGACGGTATTCATCCGGCCGAATGGAGAAGGTTAGTAAAAAAGGATTTGGAGAAATATCAAACGATAAAGTTTTTCGAAGGAGGCGTCTTGTCCGTTGAAAAATCGACTTCCGGTTTTACCGCAAACTTGTCTTCGGGGATTTCCGCTCATTTTAAAAAGATCATTCTTGCCTACGGAGTAGAGGATAAGCCCTTGCCCGTTCCCGGTTTTAAGGAGCTCTGGGGAAAATCTATTTTTCATTGTCCTTACTGTCACGGATTTGAAATTCGAGGATCCCGTTTGGGTTTTATTTCAAACAGCGAAATGACATTTCACATGCTACCTTTGATAAACGACTTGGCGTCCGATTTAATTCTTTTTACGAATGGGAAGGCGGAGTTTAGCGATCCACAGAGAGAATTATTAAAGCGAAAGAATGTAGAATTGATAGAAGAGAAAATTACGGGTTTCATTTTTGAAGGAGAGCAATTGAAAGCTTTGTCTCTTGCAAACGGGGAACTCAGAGAAAGGCAAGCCGTCTTTTTTCATCCGACCCTGCCGTTCGCGCTCAAATCTCAAATCGGAGAAACGCTCGGTTGTGAAAAAAATCAACTCGGCTTTTACAAGATAAACGAAAGGGGCGCAACCTCTGTGGAAGGTGTTTTTGCATGCGGAGACAACGTGAGTCCGGGGCATTCTGTTTTGTTAGCCGCCGCTTCGGGCGCGATGGCCGGCGCGGGAGTGGTGTTTGCGCTATTAGGAGAAGAATTTGGAAATGCTTGAAAGAATGCAACTGAAGCCTTCTATAACGGGTTCTGAGAGTTCGAAGATTTTCTTTTAGAGCAAAGTTTATGCGTTAGGAGAGTTATTCTTTTCTATTTTGTGTAAGAAATAGGCAGGCAGAGATTCGTATAGAAAACACAAATGTACTTCTTTCGACTCGGATGGAACGTTAGGCGAAACCCATTTCGATCCCTATTTCGAGCGATAAACGCAAACTTGTCGATTCATAAGTTTTATTGATTTATAATACAACAGCAATCCGTTGTTATAATTGTATAACTAAATTCAGTCTCAATGAAGATAGTCGACAAAAGTTGGACGCGTTATATGAAACACATTATACAATTCTCTCTTCTTTCTCTTTTCTTTTTATTCGGTTTTACGAATTGTTTGAATCGGGATTGGAACCATCTTCCTCCGATTTTTTCTTACATTGATTTGAAAGGGGGATCGCCCGCGGTTCCTTTCGGGGTTTCTCAGATTACACCCGGCGTCGGCGTGAATGGAGTTTCCACGAATAGTTCGATTCAAGTCGGCTTTAATCGGGCTTTGGATTCTTCTTCGATCTCCGGGGCTTCCTTTCAATTGTCTGAAAGTTCGACCCCAATTCCGGGTAACGTGAGCGTCTCCAATTCGAACGTGGTCTTTACTCCTTCCTCTCCACTTTCTGCTTCGACCATTTACACAGTGACTCTTTCTAAGGATTTAAGATCTGCGGACGGTTCTCTTCTCAATGAAGATTTCATCTGGACTTTTACAACCGAATCCGTTTCCGATTTGATTGCTCCCATCGTTTCTCTTACGACTCCGGTTAACTCGGGCGTTTCCGTTCCTGTGAATACATCGTTAAGCGTCGCTTTTAGTGAAACGATGAATTGTACTTCTTTAACTTCGCTTTCGTTTACTTTGAGTAACGGTTCTGCAGTTTCCGGTTCCGTTTCTTGTTCCGGTTCGACCGCGACTTTTACTCCAACTTCTTCTCTTTCGTTTAATACAAATTATACGGCAAATATCAGTACGGCCGCGAAAGATCTTGCAGGGAATATGCTCGCTTCTTCTTTTAGCTGGAGTTTTACGACCGGGTCCGCTCCGGATTCTACTCCTCCGACCGTATCCTTTGTAAGTCCTGCGAACGGTTCGACGGGATTTGCAATCAACGGATCGATCGCGGTTGCATTCAGTGAAACTCTCAATTGTGCGACCTTGAATACCGCAACTTTTGTTTTGAGCGACGGATCTGCGGTTGCGGGAACGGTCTCTTGTCTTGGGACGACTGCTTCTTTTAATCCTTCGGCATCCTTATCTTATGGCACAACATATACGGCTACGATTACGACCGGAGTGCGTGATATTTCGTCTAACGCGATTTCTTCTCCTTTCTCTTGGACTTTTACTACGGGGGCCGGACCGGATCTTACGCCGCCGACGGTTTCTTTAGTGACCCCATCGAATTCTCTTTCCGGAGTAGGAGTGAATACGAGTGTGAGTGCGGTTTTTAGCGAATTCATCGATTGTACGACTCTTACGACTGCAAGTTTTACTCTCAACGGAGGATCTGCGGTAGCCGGAAGCGTGAACTGTCTCGGAACTTCCGGAACATTTACTCCGAGTGCGAATCTTTCATATAACACTAGTTATACTGCCACGATCACAACCGCGACGCGAGATCTCGCGGGTAACGCCGTTTCAGGAACTTATACCTGGAGTTTTACGACGGGATCCGCTCCGGATTCTACACCTCCCTTAATTTCCATTACGAATCCTTTGAATGTTTCCACGGGATTTAGCGTAAACGGAACGGTGAACATCGCTTTTAATGAAACTTTAAATTGTGCTTCCGTTACTACCGCCAGTTTTACCTTGGAAGGAGGTTCCACAGTTCCGGGGACGGTCGCTTGTTCCGCTACCGCGGCGACCTTTACGCCGATCGCGTCCTTGGCGTATAACACGACTTATACGGCTTCGATTACGACTGCGCTGAAAGATCTTGCCGGCAATTCTATAGCTTTGCCGTTTTCATGGTCCTTTACTACGGGCTCCGCTCCGGATGTTACAGCTCCTACGGTTTCCATCGTCAATCCGGTCCAATCTTCCCTTGGAGTTCCCACGAGCGCGAGTGTAACGGTCGCGTTTAGTGAAGGAATGGATTGTACTTCGCTCACGACCGCCACCTTCACTCTTAGTAACGGGGCTGCCGTCGCAGGAACCGTCAATTGTTCCGGAACAAGCGCGGTTTTTACTCCGACCTCAGTTCTTCTTCCCGGCATTACTTACACAGCTACGATCCAGGTTGGAGCCAAAGATCTCGCAAACAATTCGATTGTTTCGGCTTATAGCTGGAGTTTTACCACGGGTACATTGCCGGATACGACCCCGCCTGGAGTTTCTATTCAGAATCTCCGAAACAAAAGTCTTGTGGAAACAGGTTTTGTCATAGGAAACGCTACGGATGTCGGCGGAGTCGCGCTCGTAGAAGTTTCTATCGATGGAGGAGCGTATGCATCCGCATCCGGAACTTCGTCTTGGAATTTTAAACTTCCATCCGGTGGGACGACCTGGGCTACCGGATCACAACATACGATCACGGTTCGAAGCAAGGATTCTTCCGGCAATTATTCTACGGTAGCTTCGGCTCTGGTTAGAAAGGGAACAAACAAAGATATAAACGGAGACGGTTACGTCGATATGGTGACGGGTGAATACGGGCAGGGACTCGTTTACATCTTTCATTCTTCAGGAACATCGGGAATCACGGCAACGAATGCAAGTTTAGCAAATCGTTATATAGTCGGTACTACGACGGATGAATTTGGTAAGGCAGTTACCCTGGGAGATCTCAACGGAGACGGTTACTCGGACGTGATCGTAGGAGCTCCGGCCGCTACCACGAACACGGGACGCGTTTATGCGTTTTATTCTTCGGGAAGTTCCGGTGTGAATATTTCCTATGCTGCCTTTGCCTCCGCGAGAATCGACGGGGCGGTCGCAAGTGAAAGATTCGGGTTTGTTCTCGAAACGGGAGATCTCAACGGAGACGGTTACCCGGATCTCATCGTCGGCGCTCCGTATTCTTCAACTAACACAGGTAAGGTGTATACCTTTCATTCTACGGGTGCATCCGGAATCGTAGACACGAGCGGGGCTACGGCGGCGGCCGCTCTTACTGGATCCGCGACCAACGAATTCTTCGGAAGCGCCTTAGCACAAGGTAATATCAACGGAGATATCTACGCGGACCTGGTCGTCGGCGCTTACGGTTATAGCGCTCAGAAAGGAAGGGTTTCGATCTATCACGGATCTTCTACCGGACTCGGGGCCGTGTCTTCGACGATCACGAACACCGCAGGCAGCGGTCAATTTGGATTCTCAGTCGCTGTGGCGGATGTGAGTGGAGACGGTTTTGCGGACCTGGTCGCCGGAGCTCCTTTTCTCAACAGTGCAAAGGGACATGCCGTTGTCTTTGTTTCCTCCGCGACCTCTTCTGGAATTTTGACGAGCAGTGGTTTGGGTGCGGCTAACTTTATCATCTTGGGAACCGTAATCAGCGATCATCTTGGCAATAGTGTAGCCGCGCGCGATTTGGATTTGGATGGAAAGGCGGATCTAATTTTAAATTCTACTCCGACCGCACCCGCGCAAGGAATCGTCTACGTCTATATGACTCCGTTCCTTTCTTATACGGATACGACCACCGCGAGTCTTACGATGACCGGACCGATGAGCGATCTCTTTGGTTGGGGGCTCGCCACCGGAGACGTAAACGGTGACGGCTACGGAGATCTCTACGTCGGTTCACCGGGTTACAACAACGGAACTTTTATCGGAAGAACTTTTATCTTTCATTCTTCTGGAACCGGCTTGAGTACAAATCTGCCTTCTTCCGCTTCGAGAATTCTGGACGGTTCGGGATTGACGGGCGGCACCGGGAACTGGTTTGGAAGAAGTCTTTACTAAAAGTAAAGATTAGAATTCCCAACCTCGAAGTTAAGAGTAAGAGGTTGGGGGAATCGAAAAGATTTATTCTTTTGGCACTTTCTAAAAACGATCGTGAGAGGCCGCCAACGTATAGGCTCGCCCGTCCTGCCATAAAGTTTCCAAGACGGAGGCTAGAACCGGCGCGTTCCAGACGGTTTGAAAATTAATTTTGGTTTTTACTTTTGGATTGGAATCGGAAAATAAATACAAATGTCCTTCCTGAGAATACTTTCTTAGGTCCTTCCATTCCACAAAATGATCTTCGTCTTTTTTAAACCATTTTACGACCCGCATATTGACTCCGCGAGGAGTGACTTCCAAATTCTTAATCTTATATGATCTTCCGTTTTCCAGATTTTCGAGCGCTTCTTGTGCGAGCTTTTTTGTAATATTCTCCCAAAGAGAATCTATGATTAGCAGATATCGATCCTCTATTTTTTTGTTCGTCATAAAAAGACGAAGCGACTGAAATCCGATTTGGATCGTTTGATTTTTTCCGTCTCGAACTCCGATGGAATAGAGTCGATTTGCCTTGATCCCATTGATATAGAGTTGAGTGATTCCGTATCGGATCTCTTTGATATCATGGCAGCGGAGTTGTTGATCTCCGTATTGAACCGTCTTTGAATCGATCCTAAGTCT encodes the following:
- a CDS encoding TetR/AcrR family transcriptional regulator, with product MGLRELKKKQTRKAISDMATKLFIERGYHEVTTAEIAKLANVSVPTLFNYFSNKESLVFDEDVEREERLIDAVVSRKKGVSILDALLEFGLKNPAFNPANSKLVRDFRNLIKSTPELSIYERQITMRYENSLAKVLRKEAKTKLGEVEAASIAHFISDAFYRSSDSSHPRTTLETLFKILKNGWSE
- a CDS encoding FAD-dependent oxidoreductase translates to MTQINHTPIAIIGAGLGGLTLARVLHVHGIEATIYEAEGSSSSRKQGGMLDIHEYNGQLALKEAGLFDQFLEIIHTGAQASRIFDKTGNVLLDEPDDGTGGRPEVLRGDLRQILLNSLPGDSVRWGHKVNVVSSLGGGRHEVTFTNGFVVTTDLLVGADGAWSKVRPLLSKAKPEYVGTTFIETFLLDSGARHKASVEAVGGGAMYALAPGKGIVAHREPNEVLHTYVQLNKPKDWFDSIDFSHPKNALADIAKEFDDWAPELRALITDGETDPVLRPIHTLPVEHRWDRIPGVTLLGDAAHLMPPSGEGANLAMFDGAELGKAIATNPGDIEAALVAYEEQLFPRSSSEARDSKGILDLCLGENSPQSLVDFFTSVNT
- a CDS encoding FAD-dependent monooxygenase, with translation MNKNQQQSIYDVIISGAGPVGLFLACELALAKCSVLILEKMENPHSPLKRRPFGIRGLSAPTIEAFYRRDLLNELEIHKHLKNPHSNPGQGARRQVGHFAGIPFYEGDIDTSQWKYRLPSSTNTSLISEMEELETVLGRRAEILGVEIKRGFPLTSLDQTEEGVIVHTEDRSFQGQWLVGCDGSRSVVRKVGGFEFAGTEPEFTGYNAQVDIADPEKLKPGRNVTATGMYLQSQPGYLVIQDFDGGAFHNSEKRITREHVQEVLRRISDTDVTISALHIATTWTDRARQATTYRNGRILLAGDAAHIHSPLGGQGLNLGIGDAMNLGWKLAATIQKKAPEDLLDSYQTERHPIGAEVLDWSRAQVAIMKPGPAAHALNAIVRDLMDTRDGATYFAGRVWGVFTQYDLGDDHPLLGHSVPNFEFEDGVRIGEFMRDGQGILLDFTKNVSLKSFADEYGGSIRYISGNVKDRLGLGTLLLRPDGIIAWASDNDPDYEELKKAVAFWFVRNSKVKN
- a CDS encoding winged helix-turn-helix transcriptional regulator, with product MERSYQLDCPVARTLNLIGERWTLLILRDFFIKGEVQRFGDLEASLSGITPALLSARLKDLENNNLIVRRLYSEHPPRMEYRLTSLGKSLGPILKTVREWGLKHTRR
- a CDS encoding DUF1801 domain-containing protein — protein: MLYTIQNQIENSNLSKNQEAVVKNLKYSNSYDIMNKEVLKYNHSQSEEERIICEVLFQEINLKLPKAENKIWHAHPVWFLDGNPIVGYSKLKGGIRLLFWSGQSFEEEGLKPEGSFQAAEVRYTNADQIIKKDLRRWLTKSKKIQWDYKNIVKRRGLLERLK
- a CDS encoding alpha/beta fold hydrolase, with the translated sequence MRILKYLTFVIAIVSILQCTSRSASVLKENTTTEESIPTEKGHAPIGDIQLYYEIHGEKEGVPLVLLNGGGSTIEVTFSKAIPYFAKHRKVIALDEQGHGRTTDRKGPVRFETSADDVAALLKHLKIEKADFFGFSNGASVALQVSIRHPHLVRKLVFASSMTKRTGAYPQFWDFMKKATFSNMPQPLKDAFLKVNPDPQKLRTMFEKDLERMQNFKDVSDKEIGTVKAPTLILSGDRDIAKLEHTIELTRKIPDARLLILPGGHGDYLGEAIMYQKETHYPELTAALIEEFLGPPQL
- a CDS encoding SRPBCC domain-containing protein gives rise to the protein MQKLKVAHEIFSIEKIYKSSAESVYSAWSNLESKAQWFIGPGDWSVVKRELDFRVGGKELLHGRFPNGKETLYKAEFYNILPNERIVFVYDMYLSNKIHSVSIASVEIESINPKDTRLTFTEQVAFLDETIGREGLLSRKEGTMAHLDRIVEYLKKSSIGEES